From the Pangasianodon hypophthalmus isolate fPanHyp1 chromosome 17, fPanHyp1.pri, whole genome shotgun sequence genome, one window contains:
- the LOC128321030 gene encoding lysozyme C-like produces the protein MKALVFLLLLAVVTAKRYERCELARAMKANGMDGYQGISLANWVCLAKHESNYNTGAINNNSDGSTDYGIFQINNRWWCSNGKFPSSNGCKISCSQLLTDNISQAAQCAKTIVRQQGITAWVAWRTYCKDRDLSSYTAGCGV, from the exons ATGAAGGCTTTGGTGTTCCTTCTGCTCCTGGCAGTTGTAACTGCTAAACGCTATGAACGGTGTGAGCTGGCAAGAGCCATGAAAGCAAATGGCATGGATGGATATCAGGGCATCAGTCTAGCTAACT GGGTTTGCTTGGCTAAACACGAGTCTAACTACAACACCGGAGCCATCAATAACAACTCTGATGGATCAACAGACTATGGAATTTTCCAGATAAACAACCGTTGGTGGTGCAGCAATGGGAAATTCCCTAGCTCTAACGGGTGTAAAATCTCCTGTAGTC AGCTTCTTACCGATAACATCTCACAAGCTGCTCAGTGTGCCAAGACCATAGTGAGACAGCAGGGCATTACTGCATG ggtgGCATGGCGTACATACTGCAAGGATCGTGATTTAAGCTCTTACACTGCAGGCTGTGGAGTTTAA